A part of Chloroflexota bacterium genomic DNA contains:
- the rplK gene encoding 50S ribosomal protein L11, producing MAKKVKAIVKLQVPAGKANPAPPVGPALGQHGVNIMAFCKEYNARTASMVGDIIPVEITIYQDQSFTFVLKTPPAAELLKKAAGIEKGSPEPNRQKVGKVTRSQIREIAEKKMKDLNARDIEAAMRMIEGSARSMGIQVVED from the coding sequence ATGGCGAAGAAAGTCAAGGCAATCGTAAAGCTACAGGTTCCGGCCGGCAAGGCGAATCCGGCGCCGCCGGTTGGCCCCGCTCTGGGTCAGCACGGCGTGAACATCATGGCCTTTTGCAAGGAGTACAACGCGCGCACGGCCTCCATGGTCGGCGACATCATCCCGGTGGAGATCACCATCTACCAGGATCAGTCGTTCACCTTCGTCCTGAAGACTCCGCCGGCCGCCGAGCTGCTCAAGAAGGCCGCGGGGATTGAGAAGGGCTCACCTGAGCCCAACCGCCAGAAGGTGGGGAAGGTGACGCGATCGCAGATCCGGGAGATCGCCGAGAAGAAGATGAAGGACTTGAACGCCCGGGATATCGAGGCGGCCATGCGCATGATCGAGGGCAGCGCTCGCAGCATGGGCATTCAGGTCGTTGAGGACTGA
- a CDS encoding 50S ribosomal protein L1, whose product MPKRGKKYRAVAELIDRDRLYSPEEAIDLVKRVSYTNFDGTVELHLRMGVDPRHADQQVRGVVVLPHGTGKQTRVLVFAEGEAARIAEEAGADYVGSDELIQKIQNGWLDFDLAVAVPQVMGKVGRLGRILGPRGLMPSPRTDTIVQPDDLPRVIREARLGRVEFRVDRTANIHVPIGKVSFEKEQLLENMTTMVDAINRARPPAAKGSYIRKAYLTATMAPSIKLDPVQVAAMRVT is encoded by the coding sequence ATGCCGAAGCGAGGGAAGAAGTATCGGGCGGTGGCGGAGCTGATCGATCGGGATCGGCTCTACTCGCCCGAGGAAGCGATCGACCTGGTGAAACGGGTCTCTTACACGAACTTCGATGGCACGGTGGAGCTGCACCTCCGCATGGGGGTCGATCCCCGGCATGCGGATCAGCAGGTGCGCGGCGTTGTGGTGTTGCCGCATGGGACGGGCAAGCAGACGCGCGTCCTGGTCTTCGCCGAGGGCGAGGCGGCCCGCATCGCTGAGGAGGCGGGCGCGGATTACGTGGGTAGCGATGAGCTGATCCAGAAGATCCAGAACGGCTGGCTGGATTTCGACCTGGCCGTCGCCGTGCCGCAGGTCATGGGCAAGGTCGGACGTTTGGGGCGGATCCTGGGGCCGCGTGGCCTGATGCCCAGCCCCAGGACGGACACCATCGTCCAGCCGGACGATCTGCCTCGGGTGATCCGAGAGGCGCGCCTGGGGCGTGTGGAATTCCGGGTGGACCGCACCGCGAACATCCACGTGCCCATCGGCAAGGTGAGCTTTGAGAAGGAGCAGCTGCTCGAGAACATGACGACGATGGTGGACGCCATCAACCGGGCCAGACCACCGGCCGCCAAGGGCTCGTATATCCGTAAGGCCTACCTGACGGCCACCATGGCCCCCAGCATCAAGCTGGATCCGGTGCAGGTGGCGGCCATGCGGGTGACATAG
- a CDS encoding 50S ribosomal protein L10, with product MTKEKKRDLVANYVEKIGRAEMLIIADYRGLSVKDMQELRGSLAPHDAVLQVVKNTLFRRALQELGKPVPEQLLEGPTAVGYCFGDLGPAAKAISDFEKSSDFLQIRGGLLGEQIVDAEGVRSLANLPPREVLLSQVLAGMQGPISGLVNVLAGTLRGLVNVLDARRRQLEESAA from the coding sequence ATCACGAAAGAGAAGAAACGGGATCTGGTAGCGAATTATGTGGAGAAGATCGGCCGGGCCGAGATGCTGATCATCGCGGACTACCGTGGCTTGAGCGTGAAGGATATGCAAGAGCTTCGGGGCTCGCTGGCTCCCCATGACGCCGTCCTGCAGGTGGTGAAGAACACGCTGTTCCGGCGGGCCTTGCAGGAGCTGGGCAAGCCGGTCCCCGAGCAGCTTCTGGAGGGGCCGACGGCGGTGGGCTATTGCTTCGGCGATCTGGGGCCGGCCGCCAAGGCGATCAGCGACTTTGAGAAGTCCTCGGATTTCCTGCAGATCCGGGGCGGGCTCTTGGGCGAGCAGATTGTCGATGCGGAGGGCGTTCGGTCGCTGGCCAACCTGCCCCCGCGGGAGGTCCTGCTGTCTCAGGTGCTGGCGGGCATGCAGGGGCCGATCTCCGGCCTGGTCAACGTGCTGGCTGGTACGCTGCGCGGGCTGGTGAACGTGTTGGATGCCCGGCGGCGTCAATTGGAGGAGTCCGCCGCGTGA
- the rplL gene encoding 50S ribosomal protein L7/L12 has protein sequence MTKDEIISAIEQMSVLELAELVKALEERFGVSAAAPVVAAGVMPGGAAGQAEEVEEKTEFDVILKEIGAKKINVIKAVRQLTPLGLKEAKELVESAPTKVLEGVPKEQAEEAKQILEAEGATVEIQ, from the coding sequence ATGACGAAGGACGAAATCATCAGCGCGATCGAGCAGATGTCTGTGCTGGAGCTGGCGGAATTGGTGAAGGCGTTGGAGGAGCGCTTCGGCGTCAGCGCGGCCGCTCCCGTGGTCGCGGCCGGCGTCATGCCTGGCGGCGCGGCGGGACAGGCCGAGGAGGTTGAGGAGAAGACCGAGTTCGACGTCATCCTCAAGGAGATCGGCGCCAAGAAGATCAACGTGATCAAGGCCGTGCGCCAGCTTACGCCTCTGGGGCTCAAGGAGGCCAAGGAGCTGGTGGAGAGCGCTCCCACCAAGGTGCTGGAGGGTGTGCCCAAGGAGCAGGCCGAGGAGGCGAAGCAGATCCTGGAGGCCGAGGGCGCTACCGTGGAGATCCAGTAA
- a CDS encoding NAD+ synthase — MDIQKALEIDTDLVQRILTDFIREELAKVGYTKAVVGVSGGIDSALTCTLAALALGPENVLAVRMPYRTSSPASLADAQLLIDQLGVPSETVEITPMVEPLFERFPDMDRRRRGNVMARERMIILYDLSEAWHGLVVGTGNKTEILLGYTTLYGDSACAVNPIGDLYKTQVRQLAAALDIPEPIRTKAPSADLWPDQTDEDEMGFSYEQVDRALFLLFDQGYTIEEAMELGFERAFLERVWRIVQRNQYKRTIPVIAKLSGRTIGRDFRYARDWGV, encoded by the coding sequence ATGGATATCCAGAAGGCGCTGGAGATCGATACCGATCTGGTGCAGCGCATCCTGACGGACTTCATCCGTGAGGAGCTGGCCAAGGTGGGATACACGAAGGCCGTCGTCGGAGTCTCGGGCGGCATCGACTCGGCGCTGACCTGCACGCTCGCCGCCCTGGCGCTGGGCCCGGAGAATGTGTTGGCCGTGCGCATGCCCTATCGGACGTCAAGCCCGGCCAGCCTGGCCGACGCCCAACTCCTCATCGACCAGCTGGGCGTCCCCAGTGAGACGGTGGAGATCACCCCCATGGTGGAGCCGCTCTTCGAGCGATTCCCGGACATGGACCGACGACGGCGCGGGAACGTCATGGCCCGGGAGCGCATGATCATCCTGTATGATCTGTCGGAGGCCTGGCACGGCCTGGTGGTCGGCACGGGCAACAAGACGGAGATCCTGTTGGGATACACCACGCTCTATGGGGACTCCGCGTGCGCCGTGAATCCCATCGGCGACCTGTACAAGACCCAGGTGCGCCAGCTGGCGGCGGCCCTGGACATACCGGAACCCATCCGCACCAAGGCACCCTCCGCCGATCTATGGCCCGACCAAACCGACGAGGATGAGATGGGCTTCTCCTACGAGCAGGTGGATCGAGCCCTCTTCCTCCTCTTCGATCAGGGATACACCATCGAGGAAGCCATGGAGCTGGGGTTCGAGCGGGCGTTCCTGGAGCGGGTGTGGCGGATCGTGCAACGCAATCAATACAAGCGGACGATCCCCGTGATCGCCAAGCTCAGCGGGCGCACCATCGGCCGCGACTTCCGATACGCCCGCGACTGGGGGGTGTGA